The sequence below is a genomic window from Streptomyces sp. V1I1.
GGCTGGCGCCAAGGTCGCGCCGTCGACCATCTTGAGCCCCGGGGAGCTCCCGTCGACTTCCACGGGTGGCGCAGCGCCCGTTGTGGAGCCGGGCGGGTCGTCGGCGAACGCGGTGCCCGCAGTCGCGGCGGTGAGCGTCGATGCTCCGATGAGCGCAGCCGTCAGGATGGCCACGGAGCGGCGGCGGGACTTGAGGACGAGATGAGTTGTCGTCATGGTGGCACTCACTTGGTCAGCTTGATGATCGCTGGCCCGAACGTCGGCAGTGAAAAGGAAACCTCCGCCGTGTTTGCCGGAGGCGCGGGAAACTGAACGAAGACCTCTTCGCTGGCGTCGGCTTGGAGGCTCGACAGCCCGCTCGTAGCCAGCGGACGACCCTCGGTGTCACGCAACACGTAGTACCGCTTCTTGCCGACTGGATCCACGAGAGTGGCGCCGCCCAGCGAGGTGCCGTGCTTAACAATCTCGGTCTCATTGCCGCTGAGCTGGGGCGGGAGGAAGACGGCCTTGTCCGATGTGTTCTTGAGCTGGCCGTTGACGGTGAGGAAGCCGCCAGCGTCGCGCTCGGCGGAGTTCAGGGTGAGTTCCAGCCCGGATTGCCCCTTGAGCAAAGCCAGAGTCTCCTGGGGTTCACCCGACTGCTTCCCCTTGTCGGTTCCGCTGCTCTCGGAGGCGGCAGGTGTCGTCCCGGAGGCCTCCTTTTTCGGCTTCTCATCCCCACCGCAACCGGCCACGGCAAGGGCCAAGCAGGCCGCGATCGCGGCTGCGGCCGTCCTCCTCCGTGCCTTCGTCGTGTATCGAATGCTCATGAACAGTGCGTCCTTTGTTCGTCGTTCGCTTGTCAGTCGGCGAGGCGGACAATGAAGAGATCCGCAGCGCTGGGGAGTTTGGGGTTCTTCGGATCGATCGTCCAGGGAACTCCGTCGCACGAGAGGCCGAGGATCGGCTTCTCGTCCTCGGCATCGTCGTTCTCCTTCGGATCCGGCTTGCCGGTCTCCTCCGGCGTTGGTTCGGGCTTGGGCTTGGGCGCTTCGAAGCTACAGCGGGGCTTGATCACGGCAGTAGCTCTCGCTATGGCATGCCGGCCTTCGGTCCCCGGGATCACAGACTCGCCAACCGTCCCAATGGTCCGCACCTTGACCGTGAACCCTTCCTCACCGTTGACGAGGCGCCCGCAGTCATTCAACTCCACTATCTCTGCGCCATTCCTGGCCGCGAAGTCCTCGGCCTTCCTGCACGCCGCGCCCTCGAGGAACCTCCGCCCGTCGAGGTAATGAGCCCACTCGAGAGGATTGAGGATGACCTTGAGCCACCCTGCCCGGAGCTGCTCCCTCGCATCCTGGGCAGCCGCCAATGCCGCCGCATCCGCTGCCGTCTGGGCGCCGTTACGCGTTGCAGCCGCCTGCCCCACTGCAAAGTAAGCGAACGCGAGAAAGAGCAGGCCCGCCACCACCGTGATGTAGATGGGGAAGGCCTGCCCTGAATCGCTCCTGCGACGAAGCATCAAGGCTTCTTCGGAGCACCACCCGTAAGCTCGGTGATCTTGGTTCCGATGGCGCCCGCGATCGACTGGCCGATCGTCGTGCCCGATACCGCCACTACGATCGCCACGACCACCACGATGATGCCCAGGTACTCGACCGCGGTCTGGCCCCGGTCGTTCGCCTGCTGGCGCTCCTTGACCCGCGTGACGGCCGTGTTCGCCCAGCTGCCGACGTACACCTTGGTGTTGATCGCGGACTTCAGCATCACGTTGCCCATGGTGTTCCCCTCCAGGTTCGGCCGACCGCTGGCCCGCCGACGCGTAAGTCTCTGTGGTGTCTCCCGCAACTCCGGCTTCCTCCTGGCCGGTGGCGCTTTCGACACGAGAAACGTACGCCGGAGCAACCGGCCCACTACAGGGTCCCAGGGCCCACTCCAGGGCCCAAAACGAGGATTGGGCCCTTCCCGTTCCGGCGTGGGTCCTTCGGCCCATGCCCCGCTTCCCCCGCTCAGTCATGACCGCCGAGCCCCTTCCCGTTTCCCCCGTTGCCCGTGCCACGGACCGTGCCGAGCCACACCGCCACCGCTTCGCTGCGACTCGTACTGTGCAGCTTCGCGAAGATACGATTGATGTGGTTCTTGACGGTCTTCTCACTGATGAAGCAGGTGGCGGCGATCTGCTGATTGCTCATACCCGACGCGATCAGGTCCATCACCTCCGCCTCCCTCGAACTGAGCCCGAACTCCGCCCTGTTGCGAAGCTGCCCGGACCACCCTGCCACAGCTCGTTGCTTTTGCGAAGAGGACTGGCCAGGATTTGGTGGACCTGACACATCGGGTACAGCCTGCTGAGGCGATCCAGAGGGCCAGGACTGTGGCGGTTGGGGCGGTACGCCATGCGCAGTAGGAACCTGTTGGTACGGAGCGGCCAGCGCCTGGTCGCCGCCTGAATGCGGCAGCGTTGAGGCATAGGACTGCCCCAGGCCTTCCGGGAGCGACTGCTCCTGCACTCCGTCCCGCACCTGGGCGAGGAGCGCGCTCGCGGCCGTCGCGGTGAAGGGGGCGCGACCCTCCTTTATATCCCGTATCGCGCCCACGAGTTGCTCCGCTGTGAACTCCCCATGCACCAGGTACCCGCCCGCACCGAGACGCAGTGCCTCGCGGACGATCTCGCTCTCCCGGCTGTAGGTCAGCATCACCACCGGCGCGACCTGAACCAGGTACGGCAGTACGGAAATGCCGTCCACCCCGGGCATTCGGACATCGAGCAGAACAACATCCGGCTGGTGGTGTTGTGCCATCTCGTAGGCCTGGCGGCCGTCGGCGGCCTCGGCGACGACCTCGATGTCGGCGCGGCCGGTGAGCAGAACGGAGAGTCCCGCCCGTACCACCGGATTGTCGTCGGCAACCACGACTCTGAGGGCAGCCGTGGTGAAGGGGGCCTGGGAAGGATCGGGGAACGCAGCGGCCGGCGGGGGAAGGGGAACCTGCGCAGGGGTGTGCTCGGAGCGGAGCGGAGCGGTGTGTGAGGACGTGTGCTGAGACACGTGCGACGACACCGAGTGCTGACCTGAGGTGCGGGACGATTCATCCGGCATGGTGCGGCCTCCTCTCGGAAGGCGTGGGGGACGAGGTCAGTGCGTAAGCGGTAGTGGTGGCGGTACTGCACCGGGCGCCGGCAGGGCCTCGACCGGGAAATCGAGGCGGACTTCGGTGCCGGAGGTGGCACGGCCCTTCCCGATGCGGATACGGGCGCCGATGCCGGCCGCCCGCTCGACCATGCCGACGAGCCCGAAATGACCAGACCGGCGCAGTTCATCGAGGGTGGTACCTGGCGGCAGACCGCGCCCGTCGTCCTGCACGCTGACCCGCAGCAGGCCCGCCACTATGCCGGTCTCGACGGTCACATGCGCAGCGTGGGCGTGGCGGTGGGTGTTCTCCAGGGCTTCCGAGGCCACTGTCAGCAATTGCCGGGCCACCGCATGGGGAATGGCCGGGACAACCTGGGAGCCGATCGCCCGGAAGTCGGCGGAGATCCCCGTCCGGCGGGCGAAGTCGGAGACCCTGGCGGACAGTTCATCGACGAGCAGCACGCCCGTTGTGTCGATATCGCCCTCACGACGCAGATCCGCGAGCAGCTCCCGCGACTCGGACGCGGCGCGGCGGGCAGAGCGGGCGACAATCTCGGCTTGGTGCTTCACCGTGAGCGGATCCATCCGGTCCACGGAGGAGGCGAGTCCGTCGGCGGCGAGGGCCAGGCCGTGCAGGGTCTTGGCGACCGAGTCGTGCATCTCGCGTGCCAGTCGGGTCCGTTCACCGTCGACTGCTTGCGTGACGGCGAGCCGCGCCCGTACTTCGGTGAGGGCTTGTGTGGCAGTCCCGAAGCGCAGGAGCAGATTACGCAGGGTCACACCCACCGCGCCGGCCACGATGCAGAGCCCGGGCAGCATGGTGGATTCGGCGAGGCTCGCGTCGAGGCGCGGGTCGGCGGCGTACGCCGCGAAGAGGATCAAGGACTGCAGCACCGCGAAGAACGCCGCACCCCGCCAGCTGTAGACAATTCCGGCGAGGAGCGGGGTGCAGACTCCGACATAGGCGAGTGTGCTCTGCGGGCCGGCCGCCACCAGCAGCAGCGATCCGAAAAGGGTGTCCGCGGCGAGTAGCACCGGATACTTCAGCAGCAGCGGGCCGAAGCGCTCCCAGTCCCGGAACAGAACGTAGGAGCCCATGAAGGTGACCAGCACCGCGGCACCGACCAGTTGACTGGCGAGGCCGGGTGCGGCATTCACCAGTGCCGTCGGCGCCGACAGCGCGATCATCGCGAGGCGGAACCCGAAGACCTGACGGCACATGGCCTGGAGCGCGCTGATCTGAATGTTGAGCGCGGGTGCAGGCATGGATGTCGGCTGCGTAGTGTCGCCGGTGCCCAAGTCCCGGGTGCGGACGGGCCACGAGCGGGCAGCAGCGGCTGAAATGCCGTCCTGAGATCCGCCGTTCGCGAAGTTGCGCCGCATCCGCAGCGACCGGGGCACGCGTAACGTCACGACCTGCTCACTCCCCCGTAATGGCACCGAAGTTGGTGCCGCTGCCGAGGAAGAGGCCGGCGCCCAGCAGGATCATGGTTGCCGGGACCATCAGCGAGGTGATCACCATGGTGGCCTTCGGCACCGCCTTCGCGGCCTTGCGGCGGGCGTTCTGCGCATCCGTCCTGCGCATGTCATTGGCGATCTGGATCAGAGTGTCGACGATCGGGGCACCGAGCTCCTCGCCCTGCTGGAGGGCGGTGACGAATTGGGCGACCTGCTCCGAGTCATTGCGCTTGCGCAGCTCCTCGAAGGCCTGACGACGGCTGACACCCATGTCCATCTGCCGCAGGGTGATGCGGAGTTCGTCGGACCAAGGGCCTTCGTACTTTTCCGCCACGCGGTCGAGTGCTTGCCGGAACCCGAGACCGGCGCTGACGACGACGGCAAGCACGTCGAGGAAGTCAGGCAGGGTGCGTTCGATCTGGTCCTTGCGGACCCTGATTGCGGACCAGATACCGACTTCGGTCCAGAAGGCGCCGAAGGCGAAGAGCAGCAGGGCAACGAACACGCTGCCCTTCGACAGCATGACCAGACCACCGAGGCCGCCGAGGAATCCGTAGACCGCGCGACGGGCACCGTACCGGTCGATCGTGAGACCGCCGGGGTTACCGGCGAGGTCGATCTTTCGCCGGACGATGCTGACTCGCTTGGGTCCCATCATGCGCAGCACCGCCGGGGAGTAGCGCATGCCGAGCCGGTCCACGGCCGAGTCCATGGCACCGGTGCGGGTCGAGCCCACTTCCAGGGCAACGGCAAGGTCGCCAGGGAGTTTGGTCTCGGCCCGGTACATCCGGATGCTGTAGAACACTCCGGCCACAGAGAGTCCGAATATCAGTGCAAGCAGCAGGTCCATGGTGCCCCCTGTCAGACGTCGATCTTGGAAAAGCGGCGAATGATGGCGAAGCCCACGGCGTAGAGAGCGAACGCAACGATGACGCAAATCTGGCCGATGCCTGATCCCGTCATCTTGTCGAGCGCACCCGGTTGCATGTTGTCGATGAGGAGCAGTGAGCCCACGCCGATCACAGGGACGGCGTAGGCGGTCATGCTCACCTGCGACAGCTGAGTACGGACTTCCCGACGGGTTTCCTTGCGCTCCTCCAGCGTCTCGGTGAGGTTGCGCAGTGAGCCGACGACCGTACCTCCCGCCTTGTTGGAGAGCACAAGAGTGGTGACCAGAACCACGAGTTCGCGTGAGGGCAGCCGGTCGGCGAGTTCACCCAGCGCGTCGTCGATGGAGTGACCGACCGCCAGCTGGTTGGCCACCTTCTCCAGTTCTTCGCCGGCCGGAGCCTCGAGTTCGTCCGCCGCCATACTGAGCGCCATCCGCAGCGCGAGGCCGGCCTGGGTGGCGTTGGCGAGGATGCGTGACAAGTCGGGCAGTTGGTTGATGAACTTCTCAATACGCTTCTGCCGCTGCCAGTTGAGGAAAGCGACCGCGACGTAGATACCGAGGAGTCCACAGATCGGACCGAAGAACGAGGCGAGCATGGCCTGGCCGATCAACCACAGACCCACCACCGTCGCCGTCATGTAGATGAAGAATTCGCCCGGTGTGATGTCGAGGCCAGTGACGCCGATGCGCAGTTCGAGCTTCTTGCCGAGCTTGGTACGCCGAACCCTCCGGTCCACACCGCGGAATCGTCGTCGGCGACCGACCACGGGTATCTGCCCGGTCTGGGAGAGGCGTTCGACAAGAGCAGCCTGCTGGTCCTTGCCGGAAGAGTAGGCATGCACACCCATGACGCCGAGCGT
It includes:
- a CDS encoding pilus assembly protein TadG-related protein; the protein is MLRRRSDSGQAFPIYITVVAGLLFLAFAYFAVGQAAATRNGAQTAADAAALAAAQDAREQLRAGWLKVILNPLEWAHYLDGRRFLEGAACRKAEDFAARNGAEIVELNDCGRLVNGEEGFTVKVRTIGTVGESVIPGTEGRHAIARATAVIKPRCSFEAPKPKPEPTPEETGKPDPKENDDAEDEKPILGLSCDGVPWTIDPKNPKLPSAADLFIVRLAD
- a CDS encoding Flp family type IVb pilin; its protein translation is MGNVMLKSAINTKVYVGSWANTAVTRVKERQQANDRGQTAVEYLGIIVVVVAIVVAVSGTTIGQSIAGAIGTKITELTGGAPKKP
- a CDS encoding response regulator transcription factor; the protein is MPDESSRTSGQHSVSSHVSQHTSSHTAPLRSEHTPAQVPLPPPAAAFPDPSQAPFTTAALRVVVADDNPVVRAGLSVLLTGRADIEVVAEAADGRQAYEMAQHHQPDVVLLDVRMPGVDGISVLPYLVQVAPVVMLTYSRESEIVREALRLGAGGYLVHGEFTAEQLVGAIRDIKEGRAPFTATAASALLAQVRDGVQEQSLPEGLGQSYASTLPHSGGDQALAAPYQQVPTAHGVPPQPPQSWPSGSPQQAVPDVSGPPNPGQSSSQKQRAVAGWSGQLRNRAEFGLSSREAEVMDLIASGMSNQQIAATCFISEKTVKNHINRIFAKLHSTSRSEAVAVWLGTVRGTGNGGNGKGLGGHD
- a CDS encoding sensor histidine kinase: MPAPALNIQISALQAMCRQVFGFRLAMIALSAPTALVNAAPGLASQLVGAAVLVTFMGSYVLFRDWERFGPLLLKYPVLLAADTLFGSLLLVAAGPQSTLAYVGVCTPLLAGIVYSWRGAAFFAVLQSLILFAAYAADPRLDASLAESTMLPGLCIVAGAVGVTLRNLLLRFGTATQALTEVRARLAVTQAVDGERTRLAREMHDSVAKTLHGLALAADGLASSVDRMDPLTVKHQAEIVARSARRAASESRELLADLRREGDIDTTGVLLVDELSARVSDFARRTGISADFRAIGSQVVPAIPHAVARQLLTVASEALENTHRHAHAAHVTVETGIVAGLLRVSVQDDGRGLPPGTTLDELRRSGHFGLVGMVERAAGIGARIRIGKGRATSGTEVRLDFPVEALPAPGAVPPPLPLTH
- a CDS encoding DUF5936 domain-containing protein, coding for MDLLLALIFGLSVAGVFYSIRMYRAETKLPGDLAVALEVGSTRTGAMDSAVDRLGMRYSPAVLRMMGPKRVSIVRRKIDLAGNPGGLTIDRYGARRAVYGFLGGLGGLVMLSKGSVFVALLLFAFGAFWTEVGIWSAIRVRKDQIERTLPDFLDVLAVVVSAGLGFRQALDRVAEKYEGPWSDELRITLRQMDMGVSRRQAFEELRKRNDSEQVAQFVTALQQGEELGAPIVDTLIQIANDMRRTDAQNARRKAAKAVPKATMVITSLMVPATMILLGAGLFLGSGTNFGAITGE
- a CDS encoding type II secretion system F family protein; protein product: MNNLALLTIGVTLICCTLGVMGVHAYSSGKDQQAALVERLSQTGQIPVVGRRRRFRGVDRRVRRTKLGKKLELRIGVTGLDITPGEFFIYMTATVVGLWLIGQAMLASFFGPICGLLGIYVAVAFLNWQRQKRIEKFINQLPDLSRILANATQAGLALRMALSMAADELEAPAGEELEKVANQLAVGHSIDDALGELADRLPSRELVVLVTTLVLSNKAGGTVVGSLRNLTETLEERKETRREVRTQLSQVSMTAYAVPVIGVGSLLLIDNMQPGALDKMTGSGIGQICVIVAFALYAVGFAIIRRFSKIDV